In a single window of the Nicotiana tomentosiformis chromosome 8, ASM39032v3, whole genome shotgun sequence genome:
- the LOC104101369 gene encoding GDSL esterase/lipase At1g28580-like has product MASSSSSSSSQLIIIYFFTCIFFASAKIATSNCYKSIFGFGDSLTDAGNLVHLYPPGRKPHMYFPPYGKTYFNRPTGRCSDGRLLIDLIAQYYGLPLPPPSKEARDGGNMQSGINFAVVGSRAMDAKFYEKRGIYDKVTNVSMWDQLDWFKQMLPYLCHNPSGCSKFLERSLFLLGEFGGNDYTHALLSGKNINEILPIIPSVVHTIVSGAHELVELGAKTIMVPSVLPLGCTSSYLTYYQSWNEEDYDELGCLIWPNHFATHHNQLLQRELHRLREINPHVNIIYADYYNAAMQLYRAPSKYGFLKGGLVTCCGAGGPYNFNPFAQCGNYPATSCEDPNQYINWDGYHLTEAAYKWMTKSLLEGPFTNPPINSFCPFDISEAQVSKNLESPKETFKI; this is encoded by the exons ATGGCTTCTtcgtcgtcttcttcttcttctcaactgataattatttacttttttaCATGTATTTTCTTTGCTTCTGCTAAAATTGCTACAAGTAATTGTTACAAATCCATTTTTGGATTTGGTGATTCTCTTACTGATGCTGGAAACTTAGTTCACCTCTATCCACCTGGTAGAAAACCTCACATGTATTTTCCTCCCTATGGAAAAACCTACTTCAATCGTCCCACTGGTCGTTGCTCTGATGGCCGTCTTCTCATTGATCTCATTG CACAATACTATGGACTTCCACTTCCACCACCTTCAAAGGAGGCTAGAGATGGAGGAAATATGCAATCTGGAATAAACTTTGCAGTGGTTGGATCTCGAGCTATGGATGCAAAATTCTATGAAAAAAGAGGAATTTATGACAAAGTAACTAATGTTTCTATGTGGGATCAATTGGATTGGTTCAAACAAATGCTTCCATACttatgtcataatccttcag GTTGCAGTAAATTTTTGGAGAGGTCATTATTTCTTCTAGGGGAATTTGGAGGCAATGATTATACACATGCACTTCTTTCAggcaaaaatataaatgaaattcTACCCATCATCCCTTCAGTCGTCCACACAATTGTCTCTGGTGCTCAT GAACTAGTGGAGCTTGGGGCAAAAACAATAATGGTGCCAAGTGTGTTACCTCTTGGATGTACCTCATCTTATTTGACATATTACCAGAGCTGGAATGAAGAAGATTATGATGAATTGGGTTGTCTCATTTGGCCTAATCACTTTGCTACCCATCATAATCAACTTCTTCAAAGGGAATTACATCGTCTTAGAGAGATCAATCCCCATGTTAATATTATCTATGCTGATTATTACAATGCTGCAATGCAACTCTATCGCGCTCCTAGCAAATACG GATTTTTGAAGGGTGGACTTGTAACATGTTGTGGAGCTGGAGGTCCATATAATTTTAATCCGTTTGCTCAATGTGGCAATTATCCAGCCACAAGTTGTGAGGATCCTAACCAGTATATTAATTGGGATGGTTATCACTTGACAGAGGCTGCTTATAAATGGATGACAAAAAGTTTATTGGAAGGCCCATTCACTAATCCTCCTATTAATAGTTTTTGTCCTTTTGATATTAGTGAGGCCCAAGTTTCCAAAAATTTAGAAAGCCCAAAAGAAACCTTTAAAATATAA